In Rheinheimera sp. MM224, one DNA window encodes the following:
- a CDS encoding FliM/FliN family flagellar motor switch protein translates to MMSEVQSNTDSMMDDITMLDMGELFGEDKTDKPLGAMGMDMFRDVPLTVTLEVSSTEVTLGELSGAEAGDVLPLDKPIGEPLDVKVNGVLFAKAEVVMVNGKYGLKFVSTQNSPTRHA, encoded by the coding sequence ATGATGAGCGAAGTGCAAAGCAATACAGACAGCATGATGGATGACATCACTATGTTGGATATGGGCGAGTTATTTGGTGAAGACAAAACCGATAAACCGCTTGGCGCTATGGGTATGGATATGTTCCGTGATGTACCTCTGACTGTGACTTTAGAAGTGTCCAGCACAGAAGTCACATTAGGTGAGCTAAGTGGCGCTGAAGCCGGTGATGTATTGCCATTGGATAAGCCTATTGGCGAACCTTTGGATGTAAAAGTGAACGGCGTATTATTTGCGAAAGCCGAAGTGGTGATGGTGAATGGTAAATACGGCCTGAAGTTTGTGTCCACTCAAAATAGCCCAACCCGTCATGCCTAA